From one Halosimplex rubrum genomic stretch:
- a CDS encoding class I SAM-dependent methyltransferase gives MVEDRWREFYEAGDYERCAYLAGEEMDEYVDRFLDETGADPDSFASVGCGPAVTEFALAERHPDMEFYCCDISEDVIRDDHEVADRRDLSNISFRVRSLPDLDVGREFDIVYCMATLYFVEAIEDAIEALYDHVEPGGYLIFNYPNEATREWLRGQPEQKREFFALVDSGTNLITRTEIERLLGTEASDYWSFVGAADQRSGDSPAVFVRR, from the coding sequence ATGGTCGAGGACCGATGGCGGGAGTTCTACGAGGCCGGCGACTACGAGCGGTGCGCGTATCTCGCCGGGGAGGAGATGGACGAGTACGTCGACCGCTTTCTCGATGAGACGGGGGCGGACCCCGATTCGTTCGCCTCGGTCGGCTGTGGGCCAGCAGTCACCGAGTTCGCGCTCGCCGAGCGCCACCCCGACATGGAGTTTTACTGCTGTGACATCTCCGAGGACGTAATCCGCGACGACCACGAGGTGGCCGATCGACGCGACCTGTCGAACATCTCCTTCCGCGTTCGCTCGCTGCCCGACCTCGACGTGGGCCGGGAGTTCGATATCGTGTACTGCATGGCGACGCTGTACTTCGTCGAGGCGATCGAGGACGCTATCGAAGCGCTCTACGACCACGTCGAACCCGGCGGCTATCTGATCTTCAACTACCCGAACGAGGCGACCCGGGAGTGGCTCAGGGGCCAACCCGAGCAGAAGCGGGAGTTCTTCGCACTCGTCGACTCGGGGACGAACCTGATCACTCGAACGGAGATCGAACGGTTGCTCGGCACGGAAGCTAGCGACTACTGGTCGTTCGTCGGAGCGGCCGATCAACGGTCCGGGGACAGCCCCGCCGTGTTCGTGCGACGGTAG